A stretch of Prunus dulcis chromosome 6, ALMONDv2, whole genome shotgun sequence DNA encodes these proteins:
- the LOC117632336 gene encoding fasciclin-like arabinogalactan protein 12 → MMMKLQNQPLFSLTLTLIFLSHCTKIISQAPAAAPAAPASPATPAAPVAPVAPIAPAAPSITGPAVPAPPADAPAPAGPTNITKILEKAGGFNVLIRLLKSTQVDNQLYKQLNNSNSQLTVLAPTDSAFSKLSTGSLNSLSDEQKVQLLQFHLIPDFLTIQNFQTLSNPVRTQAGDGFEYPLNITTSGKAVNISTGLVNTSISGTVYSDSQIAIYQLDSVLQPYGVFAPKHHPPSPAPAPVQEKPKKTSSSDDSPVTELTKSGAVPTLIPKFNGIVSIAVAMVAAAALSFC, encoded by the coding sequence ATGATGATGAAGCTTCAGAATCAGCCTCTTTTCTCACTCACACTTACACTCATCTTCCTTTCCCATTGCACCAAAATCATATCCCAAGCTCCTGCTGCTGCTCCGGCTGCTCCTGCCTCTCCAGCTACCCCAGCTGCCCCAGTTGCCCCAGTAGCCCCAATTGCCCCAGCTGCCCCATCAATTACAGGGCCAGCAGTTCCAGCACCACCAGCTGATGCCCCTGCACCTGCAGGCCCAACCAACATCaccaaaatccttgaaaaagCAGGTGGCTTCAATGTCTTAATCCGCCTTTTGAAAAGCACCCAAGTAGACAACCAGCTCTACAAACAACTCAACAACTCAAATAGCCAACTCACCGTTTTAGCCCCCACTGACAGTGCCTTCTCAAAGCTCAGCACAGGCTCACTCAACTCTTTGAGCGATGAGCAAAAAGTCCAGCTCTTACAATTCCATCTGATCCCAGATTTTCTCACAATCCAAAACTTCCAAACTCTCAGCAACCCAGTGAGGACCCAAGCTGGAGATGGATTTGAGTATCCTCTAAACATTACCACATCAGGCAAGGCAGTCAACATATCAACTGGTCTTGTCAACACCTCCATTTCAGGTACTGTCTACTCTGATAGTCAAATTGCTATTTACCAACTTGACAGTGTGCTCCAGCCTTATGGTGTTTTTGCTCCCAAGCATCACCCACCTTCACCGGCACCGGCTCCGGTGCAAGAGAAGCCTAAAAAGACGTCATCATCTGATGACAGTCCTGTTACTGAATTGACGAAGTCTGGTGCTGTGCCTACTCTGATCCCCAAATTTAATGGCATTGTCTCCATTGCAGTTGCTATGGTTGCTGCTGCAGCATTAAGCTTTTGTTGA
- the LOC117631826 gene encoding fasciclin-like arabinogalactan protein 12 yields MMMKLQNQPLFSLTLTLIFLSHCTKIISQAPAAAPAAPAAPATPIAPAAPIAPAAPAITGPAVPAPPADAPAPAGPTNITKILEKAGGFNVLIRLLKSTQVDNQLYSQLNNSNSQLTVLAPTDSAFSKLSTGSLNSLSDEQKVQLLQFHLIPDFLTIQNFQTLSNPVRTQAGDGFEYPLNITTSGRAVNISSGLVNTSISGTVYSDSQIAIYQLDSVLQPYGVFAPKHHPPSPAPAPVQEKPKKTSSSDDSPVAELTKSAAVPTLIPKFNGIVSVAVAMVAAAALSFC; encoded by the coding sequence ATGATGATGAAGCTTCAGAATCAGCCTCTTTTCTCACTCACACTTACACTCATCTTCCTTTCCCATTGCACCAAAATCATATCCCAAGCTCCTGCTGCTGCTCCGGCTGCTCCTGCCGCCCCAGCTACCCCAATTGCCCCAGCTGCCCCAATTGCCCCAGCTGCTCCAGCAATTACAGGGCCAGCAGTTCCAGCACCACCAGCTGATGCCCCTGCACCTGCAGGCCCAACCAACATCaccaaaatccttgaaaaagCAGGTGGCTTCAATGTCTTAATCCGCCTTTTGAAAAGCACCCAAGTAGACAACCAGCTCTACAGCCAACTCAACAACTCAAATAGCCAACTCACCGTTTTAGCCCCCACTGACAGTGCCTTCTCAAAGCTCAGCACAGGCTCACTCAACTCTTTGAGTGATGAGCAAAAAGTCCAGCTCTTACAATTCCATCTGATCCCAGATTTTCTCACAATCCAAAACTTCCAAACTCTCAGCAACCCAGTGAGGACCCAAGCTGGAGATGGATTTGAGTACCCACTAAACATTACCACATCAGGCAGGGCAGTCAACATATCATCTGGTCTTGTCAACACCTCCATTTCAGGCACTGTCTACTCTGATAGTCAAATTGCTATTTACCAACTTGACAGTGTGCTCCAGCCTTATGGTGTTTTTGCTCCCAAGCATCACCCACCTTCACCGGCACCGGCTCCGGTGCAAGAGAAGCCTAAAAAGACGTCATCATCTGATGACAGTCCTGTTGCTGAATTGACGAAGTCTGCTGCTGTGCCTACTCTGATCCCTAAATTTAATGGCATTGTCTCCGTTGCAGTTGCTATGGTTGCTGCTGCAGCATTAAGCTTTTGTTGA